One Mycolicibacter sp. MU0083 DNA window includes the following coding sequences:
- a CDS encoding cytochrome P450: MSRDGRCPFAPPPQTMALAAEGQLSRVKIWDGSTPWLITGYDAVRTLFSDPRVSVDDHQPGFPHWNEMMRASVDHRPKSVFTTDGAEHIRYRRILSPALTMKRVEALKPVTQRITDEHIDAILAGPQPAELIEGFALPIPSLVISELLGVPYEDHEFFQQHATMGVDRNATSDSLATGATELSKYLIQLLEAKMAEPAEDLVSDLGARVKNGDLSVREATQLGTGMLIAGHETTANMLGLGITALLSEPDKIAEKTAVFRGDDDAAIANAVEELLRYLSIIHTGQRRVALEDIEIGGETIKAGEGIIIDLAPANWDASVFPDPDVLDLARPARQHMAFGFGPHQCVGQQLARAEMVIAFRTLFRRIPTLKLAVGIDEIPFKNDRLAYGVYELPVTW, from the coding sequence ATGAGCCGGGACGGCCGGTGCCCGTTCGCGCCGCCGCCCCAGACCATGGCGCTGGCCGCCGAGGGGCAGTTGAGCCGGGTGAAGATCTGGGACGGCAGCACACCGTGGCTGATCACCGGATATGACGCCGTGCGCACGCTGTTCTCCGACCCCCGGGTCAGCGTCGACGACCACCAGCCCGGATTCCCGCACTGGAACGAGATGATGCGCGCCAGCGTCGACCACCGACCCAAGTCGGTGTTCACCACCGACGGAGCCGAACACATCCGCTACCGGCGCATCCTGTCGCCGGCGTTGACCATGAAGCGCGTCGAGGCGCTCAAGCCGGTGACGCAGCGGATCACCGACGAACACATCGATGCGATCCTGGCCGGACCGCAGCCGGCCGAGCTGATCGAAGGCTTCGCGCTGCCGATTCCCTCGCTGGTGATCAGCGAACTGCTCGGCGTGCCCTACGAGGACCACGAGTTCTTCCAGCAGCACGCCACCATGGGCGTGGACCGCAACGCCACCTCCGATTCCCTGGCCACCGGCGCCACCGAACTCTCCAAGTACCTGATCCAGTTGCTGGAGGCCAAGATGGCCGAACCGGCCGAAGATCTGGTCTCGGATCTGGGCGCGCGGGTGAAAAACGGTGACCTCTCGGTGCGCGAGGCCACCCAGTTGGGCACCGGCATGCTCATCGCCGGCCATGAGACCACCGCGAACATGCTCGGTCTGGGTATCACCGCGCTGCTGAGCGAACCCGACAAGATCGCCGAGAAGACCGCGGTCTTCCGCGGCGACGACGACGCCGCGATCGCCAACGCGGTCGAGGAACTGCTGCGCTACCTGTCGATCATCCACACCGGCCAGCGCCGGGTGGCTCTGGAGGACATCGAGATCGGCGGCGAGACGATCAAGGCGGGCGAGGGCATCATCATCGACCTGGCCCCGGCCAACTGGGATGCCTCGGTCTTCCCCGACCCGGATGTGCTGGATCTGGCGCGGCCCGCCCGCCAGCACATGGCCTTCGGCTTCGGCCCGCATCAGTGCGTCGGGCAGCAGTTGGCCCGTGCCGAGATGGTGATCGCCTTCCGCACCCTGTTCCGGCGCATCCCCACCCTGAAGCTGGCGGTCGGCATCGATGAGATCCCGTTCAAGAACGACCGGCTCGCCTACGGCGTCTACGAACTCCCCGTCACCTGGTAA
- a CDS encoding ferredoxin yields the protein MKVTADQDICASSGQCVGFAPRVFDQRDEDGVVVVLDENPPAELAEAVREAARNCPSGAIKIVEE from the coding sequence ATGAAAGTCACCGCCGACCAGGACATCTGCGCGTCGTCGGGGCAATGCGTGGGTTTTGCGCCACGGGTGTTCGACCAGCGCGACGAGGACGGCGTCGTCGTCGTGCTCGATGAGAATCCACCCGCGGAGTTGGCCGAAGCCGTACGCGAAGCGGCCCGAAACTGTCCATCCGGAGCTATCAAGATCGTCGAGGAGTGA
- a CDS encoding TetR family transcriptional regulator — MTTADRAARAERANSTREAILTAAEQLFAEHGVFAVSNRQVSEAAGQGNNAAVGYHFGTKTDLVREIERRHRVPVERLREEMVATTADSTELRDWVSCLVRPLTDHLADLGNPTWYARFAAQVMADPAYHNIVVKDALSSPSLVQVIDGINTCLPDLPVRVHQARNVMARNLLMHTCADHERALASGVSGAISWTEAGGGLIDAIVGLWLAPVTAVQGGSS, encoded by the coding sequence GTGACCACCGCTGATCGGGCCGCGCGGGCTGAGCGGGCCAACAGTACGCGGGAAGCGATTCTGACCGCTGCCGAACAGCTGTTCGCCGAACACGGCGTGTTCGCGGTCTCCAATCGGCAGGTCAGTGAAGCCGCCGGGCAGGGCAACAACGCCGCCGTCGGCTACCACTTCGGCACCAAGACCGACCTGGTACGCGAGATCGAGCGCCGCCACCGGGTTCCGGTCGAGCGACTGCGCGAAGAGATGGTCGCGACCACGGCGGATTCCACCGAACTTCGCGACTGGGTGTCCTGCCTGGTCCGTCCGCTCACCGATCACCTTGCCGACCTTGGAAATCCGACCTGGTATGCGCGGTTCGCCGCGCAGGTGATGGCCGACCCGGCCTACCACAACATCGTCGTCAAGGACGCGCTGAGTTCTCCGTCGCTGGTGCAGGTGATCGACGGCATCAACACCTGTCTGCCCGACCTTCCGGTCCGGGTTCACCAGGCCCGCAACGTGATGGCCCGAAACCTGTTGATGCACACCTGCGCCGATCACGAACGCGCGCTGGCGTCGGGAGTCTCGGGTGCCATCAGCTGGACCGAGGCCGGCGGCGGACTCATCGACGCCATCGTGGGGCTATGGCTGGCCCCGGTCACCGCGGTTCAGGGAGGTTCGTCATGA
- a CDS encoding SDR family NAD(P)-dependent oxidoreductase, whose protein sequence is MDNELTGKVAIVTGGASGLGRAIAERFLAEGARVVIADLERDRGEELARGLGADAVFRVADVADVAQVGALVEHAVETFGGLDIMVNNAGVSGTMHNRFLDDDLADFHRIMSVNVLAVMAGTRDAARHMAKNGGGSILNLTSIGGIQAGGGVMTYRASKAAVIQFTKSAAIELAHYDIRVNALAPGNIPTPFVASSAMAGLDAEALQRFEAGIRETMRADRPLKREGTADDVAEAALYLAGERARYVTGVVLPVDGGTVAGKAIRRRPKPAATDGEKN, encoded by the coding sequence ATGGACAACGAGTTGACCGGCAAGGTGGCGATCGTCACCGGTGGCGCATCGGGTCTCGGTCGGGCGATCGCCGAGCGATTCCTCGCCGAAGGGGCGCGCGTGGTGATCGCCGACCTCGAGCGCGACCGCGGCGAGGAGTTGGCCCGAGGACTGGGCGCCGATGCCGTCTTCCGAGTCGCCGACGTCGCCGATGTGGCGCAGGTGGGTGCGCTGGTCGAGCATGCCGTCGAGACGTTCGGCGGGCTGGACATCATGGTCAACAACGCCGGCGTCTCCGGCACCATGCACAACCGCTTCCTCGACGACGACCTCGCCGACTTCCACCGCATCATGTCGGTCAACGTGCTCGCGGTGATGGCCGGTACCCGCGATGCCGCCCGGCACATGGCCAAGAACGGCGGCGGCTCGATCCTGAACCTGACCTCGATCGGCGGCATCCAGGCCGGCGGCGGCGTGATGACCTACCGGGCGTCCAAGGCGGCGGTCATCCAGTTCACCAAATCCGCGGCGATCGAATTGGCCCACTACGACATCCGGGTCAACGCCCTTGCGCCCGGCAACATCCCGACACCGTTCGTGGCCTCGTCGGCCATGGCCGGCCTGGACGCCGAGGCGCTGCAGCGTTTCGAGGCGGGAATCCGCGAGACCATGCGTGCCGACCGGCCGCTGAAACGGGAGGGCACCGCCGACGACGTCGCCGAGGCCGCGCTGTACCTCGCCGGTGAGCGTGCCCGGTACGTGACCGGCGTGGTGCTGCCGGTGGACGGCGGAACGGTCGCGGGCAAGGCCATCCGACGTCGTCCCAAGCCGGCTGCGACCGATGGTGAAAAAAATTAA
- a CDS encoding TIGR03619 family F420-dependent LLM class oxidoreductase, with protein MKLVFNLPHVLELKAIMQPWEPEVTGADQTRMARCADEWGYDMIAVPEHIVIPAEHVELSGPHYFQSTIAQAYLAGATQRIMLNSCVTVLPLHQPIVLAKALATADWLSGGRMMVTFGVGWLQREFEALGVPFGERGRIADEYLAAIVELWTSDSPAFSGRYVSFSDIAFEPKPVRKPHLPIWIGGDADAALRRAARFGSGWWGFLTPPEQIAERVDFIKSQPGYDGRPFDVMHGLGSRRVGEGHVKRRDPDARPGRSAQEIVDRLNWLGEQGVTVSSVPPPKVRGIEEYLDHAQWVIEEIKPQLA; from the coding sequence ATGAAACTGGTATTCAACCTGCCCCACGTGCTGGAACTCAAAGCGATCATGCAGCCGTGGGAGCCTGAAGTAACCGGGGCCGACCAGACCCGAATGGCCCGGTGTGCCGACGAGTGGGGCTACGACATGATCGCCGTCCCCGAGCACATCGTCATTCCCGCCGAGCACGTCGAGTTGTCCGGCCCGCACTATTTCCAGTCGACGATCGCGCAGGCCTATCTGGCCGGTGCGACGCAGCGGATCATGCTCAACTCCTGCGTCACGGTGCTGCCGTTGCATCAGCCGATCGTGCTGGCCAAGGCGCTGGCTACCGCCGACTGGCTCAGCGGTGGCCGGATGATGGTCACGTTCGGGGTGGGCTGGCTGCAGCGCGAATTCGAAGCTCTCGGAGTGCCTTTCGGCGAACGTGGCCGGATCGCCGACGAGTATCTGGCGGCGATCGTCGAGTTGTGGACCAGCGATTCACCGGCCTTCTCCGGCCGCTACGTGTCGTTCAGCGATATCGCCTTCGAGCCGAAACCGGTGCGCAAGCCGCACCTGCCGATCTGGATCGGTGGCGACGCGGACGCGGCACTACGGCGGGCCGCCAGATTCGGATCGGGTTGGTGGGGATTTCTCACGCCGCCGGAGCAGATCGCCGAGCGGGTCGACTTCATCAAATCCCAACCCGGCTACGACGGGCGCCCCTTCGACGTGATGCACGGGCTGGGGTCCAGGCGGGTGGGCGAAGGCCACGTCAAGCGTCGCGACCCGGACGCCCGCCCCGGCAGGAGTGCACAGGAGATCGTCGACCGGCTCAACTGGCTGGGCGAACAGGGTGTGACGGTCAGTTCGGTGCCACCGCCGAAGGTCCGGGGTATCGAGGAGTACCTCGACCATGCGCAGTGGGTGATCGAGGAGATCAAGCCGCAACTCGCCTGA
- a CDS encoding TetR/AcrR family transcriptional regulator, whose translation MRRKPDPDRRRRELCDAAIRLLADDGVKGVSHLKVDRKAGFPEGTTSFYFRTRSALLQAVALRVAELDLKDLTTATRSPSSTPAGPSGLATLVIRSARGARLIRTKARQELALQAARDPQLDAAFHSYGDRFVALIKAAVLQLQPADTAADPDLADRQAFVVMMFIGGVMQALAAGDRRIRDAEELDALISGIVAGISSSATLRK comes from the coding sequence ATGAGACGCAAGCCCGATCCGGACCGACGCCGGCGCGAACTCTGCGACGCCGCGATTCGACTGCTCGCCGACGACGGGGTCAAGGGAGTCAGCCATCTCAAGGTCGATCGCAAAGCCGGCTTCCCGGAGGGCACCACCTCGTTCTACTTTCGTACCCGCTCGGCGCTGCTGCAGGCCGTCGCGCTGCGGGTCGCCGAACTGGACCTGAAGGACCTGACCACGGCGACCCGATCACCCTCGTCCACCCCGGCCGGCCCCTCGGGGCTGGCCACCCTGGTCATCCGCTCGGCCCGCGGGGCGCGGTTGATCCGCACCAAGGCCCGCCAGGAACTCGCACTGCAGGCCGCCCGCGATCCCCAACTCGACGCCGCATTCCACAGCTACGGCGATCGATTCGTCGCGTTGATCAAAGCCGCCGTCCTTCAACTCCAACCGGCGGACACCGCAGCCGACCCCGACTTGGCCGACCGGCAGGCGTTCGTGGTGATGATGTTCATCGGCGGGGTCATGCAGGCACTGGCCGCCGGGGACCGCCGTATCCGCGACGCCGAGGAACTGGACGCACTCATCTCGGGCATCGTGGCCGGAATCAGCTCTTCCGCGACTCTACGTAAATAG
- a CDS encoding aldehyde dehydrogenase family protein: protein MTAVQEDSGVLAGERRMLIDGELVEAAGGATFDVEHPASEQVVGVAADGTVDDIGRAVGAARRAFDTGDWAHDLEFRFHCLMQLHAALEADKERLRRILVTEVGCPVTVTGSQIESPIAEVKHWAEHARSFEYLVDTGVHDTQLGPARRKLHYEPVGVVGAITPWNVPFYLNIAETIPALMAGNTVVLKPAQLTPWSGSELGRIIAEQTDIPAGVFNVVTSNANEVGAALSADPRVDMITFTGSTATGRAILAAGASTVKKTLLELGGKSAHIVLDDADFGSALPMAAMMACVMSGQSCVLPSRILLPRSRYDEGLGVLKASMENFPMGDPWTPGNMQGPQISRTQREKVLGLIDSGLKSGARLITGGGVPDQLPTGYYVQPTLLADVAPDSRIAQEEIFGPVLTVTPYDTDDEAVAIANNSIYGLSGEVSSADVDRAVSIATRMRTGNVTINGKSHFGIDSPFGGTKQSGLGYRNGTQGFIEYLHIKTIGMPA from the coding sequence ATGACTGCAGTGCAAGAGGATTCGGGCGTACTGGCCGGCGAACGCCGCATGCTCATCGACGGCGAGCTGGTCGAGGCCGCCGGCGGCGCGACGTTCGACGTCGAACACCCGGCAAGCGAGCAGGTGGTCGGCGTTGCCGCGGACGGCACCGTCGATGACATCGGGCGGGCCGTCGGCGCCGCCCGACGCGCGTTCGACACCGGCGACTGGGCCCACGATCTGGAATTCCGGTTCCACTGCCTGATGCAACTGCACGCCGCACTGGAAGCCGACAAGGAACGGCTGCGCCGGATCCTGGTCACCGAAGTCGGTTGCCCGGTCACGGTCACCGGCAGCCAGATCGAATCCCCGATCGCCGAGGTGAAGCACTGGGCCGAGCACGCCCGCTCCTTCGAATACCTGGTGGACACCGGCGTACACGACACGCAGTTGGGACCGGCGCGACGCAAGTTGCACTACGAGCCGGTCGGTGTGGTCGGCGCGATCACGCCGTGGAACGTACCGTTCTACCTCAACATCGCCGAGACCATCCCGGCGTTGATGGCCGGCAACACCGTCGTGCTCAAGCCGGCACAACTCACCCCCTGGTCGGGTAGCGAACTCGGCCGGATCATCGCCGAGCAGACCGACATTCCCGCCGGGGTGTTCAACGTCGTCACCTCCAACGCCAACGAGGTCGGCGCGGCACTGTCGGCAGACCCGCGGGTCGACATGATCACCTTCACCGGGTCCACCGCCACCGGCCGCGCCATCCTGGCCGCGGGCGCATCGACGGTGAAGAAGACGCTGCTGGAACTCGGCGGCAAGTCGGCACACATCGTGCTCGACGACGCGGACTTCGGTTCTGCGCTGCCCATGGCGGCGATGATGGCGTGTGTGATGTCCGGGCAGAGTTGCGTGTTGCCGTCCCGGATCCTGTTGCCCCGCAGCCGCTACGACGAAGGACTTGGGGTGCTGAAGGCCTCGATGGAGAACTTCCCGATGGGTGATCCGTGGACTCCGGGCAACATGCAGGGCCCGCAGATCAGCCGGACACAGCGCGAGAAGGTGCTGGGGTTGATCGATTCCGGACTGAAATCGGGCGCCCGCCTGATCACCGGCGGAGGGGTTCCGGATCAGCTGCCCACCGGCTACTACGTCCAGCCGACCCTGCTCGCCGACGTCGCCCCCGACAGTCGGATCGCCCAGGAGGAGATCTTCGGACCGGTGCTCACCGTCACCCCCTACGACACCGACGACGAGGCCGTCGCCATCGCAAACAACTCGATATACGGGCTCTCCGGAGAGGTCAGCAGCGCCGACGTGGACCGGGCCGTGTCGATCGCGACCCGCATGCGTACCGGCAACGTGACCATCAACGGCAAGAGTCACTTCGGGATCGACAGCCCGTTCGGCGGAACCAAGCAGAGTGGCCTGGGGTACCGCAACGGCACCCAGGGTTTCATCGAGTACCTGCACATCAAAACCATCGGGATGCCGGCATGA
- a CDS encoding nuclear transport factor 2 family protein translates to MNVPASTDDRLDIAALLHRYARAVDGKDWALYRSVFTEDAVIDYSSAGAICATRDEVADWLAAGFDAIPMSMHYITNIEILDFAGDSAQVRAMFYNPMQLPGMTDLSYCGGYYHHDLVRTGDGWRSRGLREENLWFTNPPASGR, encoded by the coding sequence ATGAATGTGCCCGCCTCGACGGACGACCGCTTGGACATCGCCGCGCTGCTGCACCGCTATGCCCGTGCCGTCGACGGCAAGGACTGGGCGCTGTACCGGTCGGTGTTCACCGAGGACGCCGTCATCGACTACTCGTCGGCGGGCGCCATCTGCGCCACCCGGGACGAGGTGGCCGACTGGCTGGCCGCCGGATTCGACGCCATCCCGATGTCCATGCACTACATCACCAATATCGAGATCCTCGACTTCGCCGGGGATTCCGCGCAGGTGCGCGCGATGTTCTACAACCCCATGCAGCTACCGGGCATGACCGATCTGAGCTACTGCGGCGGCTACTACCACCACGATCTGGTCCGCACCGGCGACGGGTGGCGCAGTCGTGGGCTGCGCGAGGAGAACTTGTGGTTCACCAATCCCCCCGCCTCGGGGCGGTGA
- a CDS encoding class I SAM-dependent methyltransferase, whose translation MQRPNLPYFDLLLDERKDGGATGQLWEQQVHWGYWEDPKSADGTRADYLAAMANMNAVLFEAAKVADGQRLLDVGCGFGGTIQQIDGAHSGMDLIGLNIDPRQLAAAEAQIGATAGNRIAWVEAGACRLPFEDNSFDRVLAVECIFHFPSRERFLAEAARVLKPGGYLAVSDFVPVTAAFGKTPIWMAIRARVAKSYGALGKVSLRSYKSMGERAGLRLERNLNIRKNTMPTYPFLLKFFRANGSDVLVAGTRWMKWLAAAGLVHYRVYTFRKPE comes from the coding sequence ATGCAGAGACCGAACCTTCCCTATTTCGACCTTCTCCTCGACGAGCGGAAGGACGGCGGCGCGACCGGGCAACTGTGGGAACAACAGGTGCACTGGGGCTATTGGGAAGACCCCAAGTCAGCCGACGGCACACGTGCCGACTACCTGGCGGCCATGGCGAACATGAACGCCGTGCTGTTCGAGGCCGCCAAGGTCGCGGACGGGCAGCGACTGCTCGATGTGGGCTGCGGATTCGGCGGGACCATTCAGCAGATCGACGGCGCGCATTCGGGGATGGACCTGATCGGCCTCAACATCGACCCGCGGCAACTGGCCGCCGCCGAGGCGCAGATCGGGGCCACCGCCGGCAACCGGATCGCCTGGGTCGAAGCCGGTGCCTGCCGACTGCCGTTCGAGGACAACTCCTTCGACCGGGTCCTGGCGGTCGAATGCATCTTTCACTTCCCGTCCCGGGAGCGTTTCCTGGCCGAAGCCGCGCGGGTGCTCAAGCCGGGCGGCTACCTGGCGGTGTCCGACTTCGTCCCGGTCACGGCGGCCTTCGGCAAGACCCCGATCTGGATGGCGATTCGCGCCCGGGTCGCGAAGTCCTACGGTGCGCTCGGCAAGGTGTCGCTGCGGTCCTACAAGTCGATGGGCGAACGCGCCGGCCTCCGGTTGGAGCGCAACCTCAACATCCGGAAGAACACGATGCCGACCTATCCCTTCCTGCTCAAGTTCTTTCGCGCGAACGGGTCAGACGTCCTGGTCGCCGGAACCCGTTGGATGAAATGGCTGGCGGCGGCGGGGCTGGTTCACTACCGGGTGTACACGTTCCGAAAGCCCGAGTAA
- a CDS encoding diiron oxygenase, translating into MHMVGGAGEPVVAAVSRAEELSRATVEKRFDPYVDIDWDAPENALDKNDPRWQHSSSISPLGATTWYAEQPLNRRIAMGRWLTANTLKVALQFEMMLIRGVVHSAGRLPNGSPVFQYLLHEIADECNHIQMFQDFINRTGDDVPGMRRGSRIFGPILAFIGGYASVFHFIGVLCGEQPLHFQQTLQHRGTAEIPPLLNRITYIHLAEEARHIAFVEDHLAEQIRRAGRFRRACYAIALPLMLRWLIGEMITPPRAFARQFGIPRRVFKDAFWRSDRSRALMSESAADVRRVAEDLGLRTGWRRWLWRLLGIDGRLPRYRGEPNRRPVRTRAAWHPIVVGRAVAAVAMAAVALLATPDGVRIIAVAAAGAAVWAAYQTVRARRSTVVGNQPFEWSRFAVWLAVCLAMVPAGGLIGLALLVFTILTLSEFMPTM; encoded by the coding sequence ATGCACATGGTTGGTGGCGCGGGCGAGCCCGTAGTCGCGGCCGTCAGTAGGGCAGAAGAACTCTCCCGCGCCACCGTCGAGAAACGGTTCGATCCGTACGTCGATATCGACTGGGATGCACCGGAGAACGCCTTAGATAAAAACGATCCACGTTGGCAGCATTCGTCGAGTATTTCCCCGCTCGGCGCGACCACGTGGTACGCCGAACAGCCGTTGAATCGCCGGATTGCGATGGGGCGCTGGCTCACCGCGAACACGCTCAAGGTCGCGCTCCAATTCGAGATGATGCTGATCCGCGGAGTGGTGCATTCCGCGGGAAGACTGCCGAACGGTTCGCCTGTTTTTCAATATCTCCTGCATGAGATCGCCGATGAATGCAATCACATCCAGATGTTTCAGGATTTCATCAATCGGACCGGTGACGATGTGCCCGGAATGCGGCGGGGATCCCGGATCTTCGGCCCGATCCTGGCATTCATCGGGGGTTATGCGAGCGTCTTCCATTTCATCGGCGTGCTCTGCGGTGAGCAGCCGCTGCACTTTCAGCAGACGCTCCAGCACCGCGGCACCGCCGAAATACCTCCACTGCTGAATCGGATCACCTATATCCATTTGGCGGAGGAGGCGCGGCATATCGCATTCGTCGAGGACCACCTGGCCGAGCAGATCCGACGTGCCGGGCGGTTCAGACGGGCCTGTTACGCCATCGCACTGCCGTTGATGCTGCGGTGGTTGATCGGCGAGATGATCACCCCGCCGCGGGCATTCGCCCGACAGTTCGGGATTCCGCGCCGGGTCTTCAAGGACGCGTTCTGGCGCAGTGATCGATCGCGCGCGCTGATGTCGGAATCGGCGGCCGACGTCCGTCGGGTCGCCGAGGATCTGGGCCTGCGGACCGGGTGGCGGCGTTGGCTGTGGCGATTGCTGGGCATCGACGGCCGGCTGCCGCGGTACCGCGGAGAACCCAATCGTCGGCCGGTCCGCACCCGTGCGGCGTGGCATCCGATCGTGGTGGGGCGCGCGGTGGCCGCGGTGGCCATGGCCGCCGTCGCGTTGCTGGCGACACCGGATGGGGTACGGATCATCGCGGTCGCCGCGGCCGGCGCCGCGGTGTGGGCGGCCTATCAGACCGTCCGGGCGCGCCGCAGCACGGTGGTGGGCAATCAGCCGTTCGAATGGTCGAGGTTCGCCGTCTGGCTGGCCGTGTGTCTGGCCATGGTTCCGGCAGGCGGGCTTATCGGGCTGGCCCTGCTGGTCTTCACGATTCTCACGCTGTCTGAATTCATGCCGACCATGTAA
- a CDS encoding alpha/beta fold hydrolase — MSVTRKTVVVDGLITSYLEAGDPSAPAVVLLHGGEFGAGAEVGWERTIPALADRYRVLAPDLLGFGESAKVIDFNDGRGMRIRHVARFCAELGVSVADFVGNSMGAIMLLVDTTSEAPQLPVRRLVAICGGGEIQQNEHMAALYDYDATVPAMRKIVTALFHDPAYPADDDYVGRRYTSSTAPGAWEAIAAARFRRPGADATPPPSSSRRYDRISVPTLVVEGACDKLLPSGWAAQIADQIPGGRSVVVDGAGHCPQIEQAESVNALLLEFLR; from the coding sequence TTGTCGGTTACCCGCAAGACCGTCGTCGTCGACGGCCTGATCACCTCTTATCTGGAAGCCGGCGACCCGTCCGCCCCGGCCGTGGTCCTGCTGCACGGCGGCGAGTTCGGCGCCGGCGCCGAAGTCGGTTGGGAACGAACGATTCCCGCGCTGGCCGACCGTTATCGGGTGCTGGCCCCGGACCTGCTCGGGTTCGGCGAGTCGGCCAAGGTCATCGATTTCAACGACGGCCGCGGAATGCGGATTCGTCATGTGGCGCGGTTCTGCGCGGAGTTGGGCGTCTCGGTGGCGGACTTCGTCGGCAATTCGATGGGGGCGATCATGCTGCTCGTGGACACCACCTCGGAGGCCCCGCAGTTGCCGGTGCGCCGACTGGTCGCCATCTGCGGCGGCGGTGAGATCCAGCAGAACGAGCACATGGCGGCGCTCTACGACTACGACGCGACCGTGCCCGCGATGCGCAAGATCGTGACGGCGCTCTTCCACGACCCGGCATACCCGGCCGACGACGACTACGTGGGACGGCGCTACACCTCCAGCACCGCGCCCGGTGCCTGGGAGGCGATCGCGGCGGCACGGTTCCGCCGCCCGGGCGCCGACGCGACGCCGCCGCCGTCCAGCAGTCGCCGCTATGACCGGATCTCGGTGCCGACCCTGGTGGTCGAAGGGGCCTGCGACAAGCTGCTGCCGTCCGGTTGGGCGGCGCAGATCGCCGATCAGATCCCCGGCGGGCGGTCCGTCGTGGTGGACGGCGCCGGGCACTGCCCACAGATCGAACAGGCCGAGTCCGTCAACGCGCTGCTGCTGGAATTCCTGCGCTGA
- a CDS encoding alpha/beta fold hydrolase, with protein sequence MRFVFVHGGFHAAWCWERTVDELAKIGHTGVAVDLPGHGSRIAEESTLANRRAAVAAVLEDGDVLVGHSGGGFDATLGADSAPERVRHIVYLAAALPREGRSYTDAMTMGAEGAEFFDTAAADMLSHLHFADDGAMTFADPEGARQYFYHDCDDETLRWAFERLGPERFGDTTVAPVSVPNFWAADLGRSFIRCEQDRAYPRWLADLVCHRLGVEPLTIDASHSPFLSRPAELAELLVHATTTRPVGPLIPD encoded by the coding sequence ATGCGATTCGTGTTCGTGCACGGCGGATTCCACGCGGCCTGGTGCTGGGAGCGCACCGTGGACGAACTGGCGAAGATCGGCCACACCGGTGTCGCCGTAGACTTGCCCGGCCACGGTTCGCGCATCGCCGAGGAATCCACCCTGGCGAATCGCCGTGCGGCGGTGGCGGCCGTCCTGGAGGACGGCGATGTTCTGGTGGGCCATTCCGGCGGGGGATTCGACGCCACGCTGGGTGCCGACAGCGCACCGGAACGGGTGCGCCACATCGTCTATCTGGCCGCCGCGCTGCCCCGCGAGGGCCGCAGCTACACCGATGCGATGACGATGGGCGCCGAAGGCGCGGAGTTCTTCGACACCGCGGCCGCCGACATGCTGAGTCATCTGCACTTCGCCGACGACGGAGCGATGACCTTCGCCGACCCCGAGGGCGCACGGCAGTACTTCTACCACGACTGCGACGACGAAACGCTGCGCTGGGCGTTCGAACGGCTCGGGCCGGAACGGTTCGGCGACACCACCGTCGCGCCGGTGTCGGTGCCGAACTTCTGGGCGGCCGATCTGGGCCGCAGCTTCATCCGCTGCGAGCAGGATCGCGCCTACCCGCGCTGGCTGGCCGACCTGGTCTGCCACCGCCTGGGAGTCGAACCCCTGACCATCGACGCCTCGCACTCACCGTTTCTGAGCCGCCCCGCCGAACTGGCCGAACTGCTGGTGCATGCCACCACGACCCGGCCGGTCGGACCACTGATCCCCGATTGA